The DNA region tttgggtttacaaaactacccacacaaagtttcagtaataaaaaaatacatgattatatgtggaagatgaagactcactattttgggtaattttgtaaacccaaacctgattttgggtatttttgttaactgaaactttgggtaggtagttttgtaaacccaaacccaattttgggtatttttgttaatcaaaactttttgtgggtaattttgtaaagaaaaacccaaaagtgggtaatcatataacttttccttgattttttgtgCTCTATAACATTAGAGGGCAGAAGATCCGGTTTGTTTAACTATCAGCTATTCTACCAAGTCATTCTgagccttctctctctctctctctctctctctctctaattaagAGTGTGgttcatggatttagttatctAAATAAATATTGGTATTAGTATCTGTTGATATCAATTTGATATAGATCTGGATCAGATTGGATCggattgatgcatatcggtcaCTTTTATCTTcattgtaaaaaaaatatatctttacGATTTTACCTCTAAAATGATACTTGTAActgatcaaaatcaatcaagtatcaatatcaatctCAACCGATACTAATACGATACAGCCAATGCGATCAATACAGCGTCtccgatatcaattcttgaaacCCTGGCGTGgctcctattaaaaaaaaaaaaatttaataaatatataagaGTGTGGCAGTAGCTAAGTCCTCCCACCATATTATTAGTCAATGATCTGGACTCCTGTTTCTCCTCCCAACTATTGAATTAAGTGGCCAAACCCATCCTTCTATAGTGGGATCATGactctaaaactaaaattaataTCGGCTTTGGCTGATCTACGATCATGACCAATTTTAATACCAGTACTGCCCAGTGGtcaaaacataataaaaaaacaattttaattaaaaattagagGTGAATCTGTCCGACATAATCTGATCCGAGCCTATTTGGATCAGTATTGGATCGATATGCCTGTCCAAActaattttattcaatttttcccctatgaataaaaaaaaaaaaaaaaaaaaaaaaaagaaagaaagaaagcagaagGAATAAGGGGACCTTGTGCCTGGAGTAGCAATTATTTGACCGTTTttgttaagggtgttaattcgGTATGGTACGGTATACCAAGAGTCAACACCCATACCATATTGTATTGAGAAAAAATCTTACATTTCACTACCGATGTCATACAATTTTAATTgatatgattttatttattcaatatGGTATACAGTTTTTATTCTGTACGGTTTTAATACAGcaatttttctatatttttcttatttgtatatatatttgatatttcgGTATGATATTTGATATTTGTTATTCGAGTGTAATTCAATACATACCAACTATCTTGTCTTAAATATCAATACAAATACTATACCaccaccccacccaaaaaaaaaaaaaacttattttttcttaccaaaatcaaacctaatATCTTCCGATATGATTTCGATGGAGTAATTCGATAGGATTTTAGTATCAATTTTCAGTATGGATACCAAAGTGACACCCTTAATTTGGATGTATTGGCAGACCAATTGAAGTAAGACGTACAATGTTTACAGTGAAAGTATCCTTCTTGCCCAAAGAAATTATTATCTCCATGGTACACAAAAGACGGAACTGTTGAATGCATTAGAGCGTATAGAAAATGTAAGTAGAATATTGACTAAGCTTTCCTCGTCGATTGCCTTTTGAAGTAATCGACTAAATGTGCATCTAAGGACCCACTATGACGAATAACATTGACTAATAaccatgatattttttttttgctagcaTGTGTTTACTCTCGTAAGTTGTCACATCTGATCTTCAAATAAGGAGTAAAGCAcaaattttttgaccatttgaATCCTGGTTGTGTGGTGTGATTATAATACATATTATCCTGTTGATTGTTGACCGTTGATTATTGATTGTTGACTATTGACTGTTATCTATTGATGGCAATGTTGAATATGGGCAAATTGATTATCTGTGCTCTATAGGGTTAGAAGTCAGAAGAGCCGGTTGGTTTAACTGTGGGCTATCCTCAAagccttgtatattctttctctaattttaTTCTATTCTGGTCTAGTCTACCTCCTGACAATAGTATCTCTGGAAAACATGATCATCATCGTAGCAGCCTTGTTGATTGTTTTGCGGGCGAATTGTGTAGCTCATAAAAGTGAGTGCAAccctttttttcaaattatttttataaaactTAAATGCTTAGCTTACGGAACAATGTATCAAATTCTAAATACTTGTAGTGAGAAGTCAGCTAGACAATGCATGCATGTAACTGTAAATAAGGATGACTTGGACTTTTGACTCAATTTTGAAAGATTGAAAGTGACTTGATGATTGTGGTGACTTATATGCTGAATTCTACTAACCTCCAGAGGTTTCAATGAAAAAAGGCATGCCTCAGGCCATTTCTTGATTCTATCACATGGAAAATTTCTCAATGTCATAGAGAAACCAACTTTGTAGCCAATGCCTTAGCTGAGAAAAGTATTTGTCTACAGACGTCCTTTTCGTGGATGACCAGTCCAAGTTTGTTCGAGGAGATATTTTATTAGATAGCCAAGAATAGTATTGCTTTTGTTTGAAAATTGATGTATACctaatttgatttattttggcAGTAAGGGAAACTACTTAGCATTGTATTGTTGACTCTAGGGTGTGCTGATGGCTTTGTCGTAGGTGGTCCCTTAAGTTACTTTTTAAGTTTGTCTTTTGGTATCTGTTGATGGCCTTGCCATAGGATGAACATTTAGATATTCTTTGTATATTCACCGTCTTGATATTTAGTTATGGTAAAATGATTAATACATTATCAGCATCATGTCCCTTCTTACATTCTCTCCCATTTTTGATATGTCTGCCCTTGGATATAAACCTGTGATACTCTTATTGTGCTCCAATTGATCACTTTGGCATAGGAGATTCCATCCTACATCGACACCACATGTCAATCCCTTATGTATCCCTATCTACACATTATACCAATGAAGAACTAAATAATGGTATATTATCCATATGGAATTTATATGTCAGAATAGGTAAGTGTAAATCTCACTATTTAGTGTGTGAAAGGAgtataaaaaaatttgtacaAGAGGatgcatacatttttttttcactttaattATAATCACAAAGCTTCTGTTTAATATAAACAAGAactattctacccaaaaaattaaataaataataaataaaaataaatgggaACTAGAGTCATTACTGAAATAATTCAATAATCACTCAGCCTCTTCATAATGATCTTGCCAGTCTACCTTATTGTGAGGCTACTACTGTTTCTCCTCCCAATTATTGATTTAAGCGTCGAAGCCCATTCTTCTCTGGGCCAAGAAAGGAACTGATGATGCAACTTGCAAGTGTTTATAGAATTTCCTTCCACTCTCTTTGGGCCGTCACGTCTGATCCTTAGAGTTGGATATTTCATCATCAATTATGTACAATAAGGGGTAAGAGGTGAGAAACTTCACTCCTAATAAACCATAATCGTGTTACTCACTTTGGGTTGTCACATCTGATCCTTGGAGTAGGCTATTTCATCATCAATTCCATACAATAAGGGGTAAGAGATGAGAACTTTCTCTCTTAATAAATGAAAATCGTGTTACTCACTTTGGGTTGTCACATCTGATCCTTGGAGTTGGCTATTTCATCATCAATTCCATACAATGAGGGGTAAGAGATGAGAACTTTCTCTCTTAATAAATGAAAATCGTGTTACTCACTTTGGGTTGTCACATCTGATCTGGAGTTGAATATTTCATCATCAATTCCATACAATAAAGGGTACAATAAGGGGTAAGAGGTAAGAAACTTCTCTCCTAATAAATGGAAATCGTGTTACTCACTTTGGGTCGTCACATCTGATCCTTGGAGTTGGATATTTCATCAATTCCATACAATAAAGGGTACAATAAGGGGTAAGAGGTGAGAAACTTCTCTCCTGATAAAGGGAAATTGTATTTATTAACACCCCTTATCTCTCCATCTGCTACGTACCTCGTTGTACTGGGCTGGGTCCTCTCTATACACAAGttaaaagcaagaaagaaaataagggaTGGTGGTGAGATTGAGAAGAGGCTGCCTCATAATAGCAGCCTTGTTCATTGTTTTGCAGGCTAATTGTGAAGCTCAGAAAAGTTTGTGCAGCCCTTCTTCATGCGGGAACCTTGTCAACATTAGCTACCCATTTTGGTTGAAAGGCCATGACCCTCTCCCGGAGTGCAGGGACCCTCGATACGAGCTCTCCTGTGAGAATAACCGCACTGTTCTATACTTGTATTCAGGGAAGTACTATGTAGAGTCAATCTCTTATAACAACCGAACCATGAAAGTCGTTGATTCTGGTCTCCAGATTCACAATTGCTCCTCACGACCTCTTTATTCCTTGACATATTATGCTAACTTCACTAGCAGTACTAAATCAGATACGCAAAATAAAGATCCTTTCTTCTACCCGTGGCCTTGGCCGGGAAATCTGGGAAACTATGTAGTTTTCTTGAGTTGTGAAAACCCAATCAGAGACACAGCtaaatcatcatcatctccccactttgtgAATACTTATCCATGCATCAATGGTTCTTTGGGGGGTTCTCAATACTCTTACGTTTTTGTGGGAGAGATACAATTTTCAGATGTACCGGACTCCTGTACCATAGGCACAATGGTTCCAATTCGAACCTTGCTAGATGCCGGTGATCATCGTTCTTTCTCTGAGATACATTATGAAATGGCCATGGGGTTTGATCTCTCATGGTTTCGCATTGATTGCGGAAGCTGTGATGAAACAGGGGGTGATTGTTATCCTGGTCAAGATCCTTTCAATAACTACATCGTCAACTGCGACCCCAACCGCGAAGGAGgaatttttcattcaatctTCCATTCGCCCCGATATTGTAAGTAAAAATGTATTGTTCTCTCTTTTAAACATTTattgcaaagggttttggatgcaaataaaatgaaattttaataaCTAAATACGAAATGATTTGGAGTTTATGATACAGTCACATGttgtaatgattacaaaagtttcatttgattttaaaacaaaattgtaaaaaatataaaatcaaccAAGTTTCTCATGTATTTCCAAGTTCCAACCGAACAACCACTGAAATGTTCTCTTCGATCTCTTTTGTTTTACTTCACTTTGCTGACGAAATTTTACTTCATTTCACTTGTGACCTAAGCTTTGGTGGCTTTTCAGTTTACTTCCCCTACCCGcgaaaggaaagaaattttgGTATTCCAAAAACTCCTTGATTGATCGATTTCTGCATATTTAATTTTTGAGAGAGGGTTGGATAAGCCACTAGCTTCTGAAAAGCTGGTcgctcaaccaatgggaggggGCTTGGGATGGGAGGCGCATGGGGTAATCTCCACATGGGGAAGAGTGACACAGGCTGCAAAGCACCCTAGCAACATGCCCAGACTTTTCCCTTACTTTTTCTATTGACTTATAACACATAATAAGTCAACTTTGCCCATATACCATgccattttttttgggtaaaaggcTCGACTTGCATTCTCAACCTATTAGAGTAGAGATTGCCATAATCATCtcatatatttgattttttttagaaagttcATATGTTTGAATGGCTGATACATTTTTCATTACTGGATATTGTAGGCTTTACAGAATATTATTGGCCCCAATTTTACAGTAAGAACTTGAacttaattttttccttttcattttaatGATATAAgaatattttcatttctttataaaactcacattttttttccttggttgTTGCGACAGAGCATAAACTA from Macadamia integrifolia cultivar HAES 741 unplaced genomic scaffold, SCU_Mint_v3 scaffold319, whole genome shotgun sequence includes:
- the LOC122067885 gene encoding LEAF RUST 10 DISEASE-RESISTANCE LOCUS RECEPTOR-LIKE PROTEIN KINASE-like 1.2 codes for the protein MVVRLRRGCLIIAALFIVLQANCEAQKSLCSPSSCGNLVNISYPFWLKGHDPLPECRDPRYELSCENNRTVLYLYSGKYYVESISYNNRTMKVVDSGLQIHNCSSRPLYSLTYYANFTSSTKSDTQNKDPFFYPWPWPGNLGNYVVFLSCENPIRDTAKSSSSPHFVNTYPCINGSLGGSQYSYVFVGEIQFSDVPDSCTIGTMVPIRTLLDAGDHRSFSEIHYEMAMGFDLSWFRIDCGSCDETGGDCYPGQDPFNNYIVNCDPNREGGIFHSIFHSPRYCFTEYYWPQFYKHKLQPRLMVIGKA